The Marivirga tractuosa DSM 4126 genome contains the following window.
CTTTTGGCTTTTAATTCCTCTAGGTTCTTTTTTGGGTCGAAATCATGGGCTATCCCACTATCAATTCCTTCTTGAATTGCATTTCTTAATGCTATTGCTTTGCTTTCTTCATTTTCCAAAAGCCGAAGACCTGCCCTAATTACTTCACTTACATTTTTGTATCTA
Protein-coding sequences here:
- a CDS encoding type II toxin-antitoxin system ParD family antitoxin, which encodes MSKNTSISLGEYFDQFVSTQVSAGRYKNVSEVIRAGLRLLENEESKAIALRNAIQEGIDSGIAHDFDPKKNLEELKAKRRKNG